Genomic DNA from Halobaculum sp. MBLA0147:
CATCGTGATCGGTGTCGTCGCCATCGGCGGGATCGGCGTCGGCGGCGAAGCGTTCAAACAGGACCAGTTGGCCGCCTACGAGGGGTTCGGCGGGACGGCGACGGTGTCGCCGGTCTTCTACGAGGACGAACCCGACACCCGGACGTTCGACGAGAGTGAACTGAGTCGGATGCGGCAGGCCGCCGGGAGCGGGACCCTCATCCCGATCCGTCGCGTCTCCGGCCTGGTCCGTGGACCGAACGGCGACCCCATCGTGTTCGCCCGGACGTGGGGAATCGACGACCCGTCGGCGTTCTACGACGCCAGCGAGGGTGAGTTACCGGAGACGTTCCGGCGCGACGTGGTCGTCGTCGGGTCGTCGTTCGCCGACTCGAACGACGTGTCGGTCGGTGACACGCTCCGTGTCGACGGGGGCGGCGCGGACGGCGAGTACCGCGTCGCGGCCGTGCTCGAACCACAGGGGCAGGCCGACCCGCTCCAGGCGGACAGGGCCGTGTTCGTCCCGAACGCGGAACTGGACCGGGACACCTACGACCAGGTGATCGTCCAGGCGAACGTCCGCGTCGAGGGGATCGACGGACTCGTCGCGAACATCGAGTCGGCGTTCAACGAGCGCCGCGACCGCGTCTTCGTGACCACAACCGAGAGCCGGAAAGAACAGCAAGAGCAGGCGTTCACGCTCATCAACCAGTTCCTACTCGGGATCAGCAGCATCTCGCTGTTGGTCGCGGCGGTGACCATCGCCAACACCATGCTGATGTCCGCCATCGAACGCGAGGGTGAGATCGGCGTGTTGCGCGCCGTCGGCTTCGGGAAGTTCGCCGTCGTCCGACTGCTCGTCGCCGAGGCCGGACTGCTCGGCGTCGCGGGCGTCGGCGCCGGTGTCCCGCTGGCACTCGGGTTCGGTGCCGTCGCCAACGAACTGCTCGTCGGCGACCCGCTGGCGTTCACCGCGACCGGACTGACGTACATCGGCGTCGGCGCCGTCTTCGGCGTCCTGACCGCGCTCGTCGGGGGGCTGTACCCCGCGTGGCGAGCGGCGAACAAACGACCCGTGGAGGCACTCGGATGATCGCACACGACACTCACCGTCGGCGTTGCCGTCGTCGCGCACACGAACGAACCGGCGGGAGACGAACCGACGGGAGACGAACCGACGGGAGACGAACCGCCGGCGACCGCCCCGTCGGGGAGGTGTCGGCGTGAGTCTCCTCTACCGGCTGACGGGCAAGTTCCCGTCGGTGATCATCGCGAAGCGCAACATCTCGCGAGCGAAGACCCGCTCCGCGCTGGCGGCGCTGGCGATCGTGATCGGCGTCGTCGCCATCGGCGCGGTCGGCGGCGCGAGCGTCGCGTTCAAGGAGAGTCAGTTCGCGCTGTTCGAAGAGCAGGGTGCGAACAACGTGTTCGTGTCGCCGGGGTTCGACGCCGACGAGCGGTTCCTCGACCGAGAGGACGTCCTCCAGATTCAGGAGGCGGTCGGGAGCCGGGCGGTGGTCGGCACGGCCGGGAGTTCCGGTGAGTACGTGAAGCGAGCGGACAGGCGAGAGGACGTCGGGATCACCTACATGGAGGACCCACGCGTGATACACGACATCGGGCGTGGGGAACTCCCGACGAACTGGCGCGACAGCGCCGTGGTCTCCGACGAGTTCGCCCGCGAGTACGGGCTCGGCGTCGGTGACCGGATCACTCTCGTCACCACGAGAGAGACGCCGGCCGGCGAGATCGAGTCGCGCGACACCTACCGTGTCGCCGCCGTCCTCACCCCTACGTCTCAGTTCGGCGTCGACGAGGTGTTCCTCCCGCTGTCGAAACTGGAGGCGCAGCGGTACGACCAGGTGCAGGTGATCACCGAGAGTGCCGACAGAGCCGAGGCCGTCGCGGACGACCTCGACGAGCGGTTCAACGGCCGGAAGGACGAGCTGTTCATCCTCGAACTCTCCTCGATCGTCCGATTCATCGAGAACCTCGCGAACAGTATCAACCTGTTCCTGATCGCGCTGGCGTCGATCTCGCTGGTCGTCGCGGCCGTCGCCATCGCCAACACGATGCTGATGGCGGTGATCAAGCGCCGCGAGGAGATCGGGGTCTTGCGCGCCGTCGGCTACCAGCGCGGGGACGTGTTGCGGATCCTCCTCGTGGAGTCGACGATGCTCGGCGCGCTCGGCACGGCGGTCGGGATGGCGATCGCACTCGCCGTCTCCGTGGCCGCGAACGCGATCTTCCTCGGCGACCCGCTGGCGTTCACCGGCGAGGCGCTGACGTACCTCGGCGGGGCCGCCGTGTTCGGCATCCTGGTGAGCCTGATCGCCGGGGTCTACCCGGCGTGGCGCGCCGCCAACGACCGCCCGGTGGACGCACTGCGCGGGTGACTCTCCACGGCGCATCCCACCGCATCCTCTGCCAACCCCCGTGCACCCGCGACGCGTCTCGCTGCACCCGCGACTGGTCGGTCGAGACACGCAGGGCCGAGACGGCACACGTCGCGGAACTCAGACGCCGGTGGCCGAGCCACCTTCCTCGGCCCGGTCGCGGTAGACGCGCAACAGCTCTTCGAGGATCATCCCGGAGCGGTCGGTCGCGTCGTAGTTCTCGTCGATGTACGCCTCCGCGGCCTCGAAGTCGTTGCGGAGTCCGTACTGCCGGACCGTGATGACGGCGTCGAGGAAGTCGCGGCCACCGTCGGCACCCAACAGCTTCGGCTGGTCGCCCAGGTCGAGTTCGTCTTTCAACTCCCCGTACGCGAACGTCGCCGGGTCGTACTCGTCGTCGACCAGCGCGAGCACGTACTCGGCGGAGAACCGGTAGAACTCCGACTTGCTCTCGAACACCCCGTCGTCTACGAGCGCGTCGATCTGGTCGACGACCTCGTCGGGGTACCGGACGGTGTCCTTCGCCATCTGTGTGTCTCCTCTGTTCCACGTATCCTCGGGTAGGTAAAGAAAGTTCGGGGCACGGATCTCGGCGACGATAACTGCCGGCTCACCGGGGTGAGCGGGACCGTCTCGCCGACTGGGTCGGCGCGACCCTCGTGTCGTCGGGTGAAGCGCAGTCGTCGTGTCACGACCGCCGTGGCACCGTGACACGGTCACCCGAAGTCGGCGAGCGTGTGTTGATCGGCGACCAGCGAGCGGGCGTCGTACCCCTCGCTGGTGAGGTGCGCGGCGAGTTCGTCCGTGAACCCGTGGGTCGTGTACACGCGCTCGGGGTCGACGGCGGCGACCACGTCGCACAGCTCCCGGAAGTCACAGTGGTCCGAGAGGACGAACGTCTCGTCGTAGCCGCCGCGGTACAGGAACGAGTCGTCGACCGCCCACCCGGAGAACCCCACCGCCAGCGCGTCCGTCCGGTCGCACAGTCGATCCACCCAGTCGGACCCCGCGACACCCGAGGGGAGCACGGCGGCGTCGCCCGGCCCGAGGTCGTCGAGGTCGTCGTACCGCGTGCCGGGGAAGGACACGTCGTGGTGGGACGCGATCACCGCCGAGAGGTCCGCGATCGCCTCGGAGACCACCACCGACCGCCCGGCACGCTCCGCGAGCAACTGGAGTTCCTGTGCGCGTCCCAGCGCGTAGCCGAACAACAGGACGGGCCGGTCGGTTGTGTCTTCGAGGAAGTCGACGATCCGTCGTTCCAGTTCCGCCTGCGGCGGGAAGACGTACTCCGGCGTGCCGTACGTCGCCTCGACGACCAACACGTCCGCGTCCGGCGGCTCGAACCCGTCGAGGGAGAGGCGATCCCGCGTCGAGACGTCGCCCGTGTAACAGTACGTCGTCCCGTCCGGGTCCTCGACGACGACCGCCCGCGAGCCCGCGACGTGACCGGCGTCGACCAACTCGACGCGGGGGTGTGAGACCGCCGCGACGGGGTCGTCGCGTCTGACCCCCGCCAGCGCCGCCGTCGTGGGGGAACACACCGCCTCACCGGGGGAGTCGTCGTAGAGGTGGTCGCCGTGGGCGTGACTGTAGACGGCCACGTCGCCGTCCGGCGTCGCTGCGTCCGCGACGACGCGCGTGCCGTCCGAGAGTGCGATCTCGACGCCGTCTCGCAGTGTCACACCCGTGTCGGTGTCGTCCGTCACCGTCCGTCGGGTGGGGCGGCGCGGAGATACTGGTTTCGGTGGCGGGGCGACAGACGGCGGTTCCCTCACCCTCTCGCACGTCCGGGGACGGCTCACCAGTCTGCGAACGCGCCGTCCAACAGCGTCTCCCGTTGGCGAGTGAGGTAGTCGCGTTGCGCGCGACGGACGGCGTCGGGGAACGCCATCCCGTCGGCGCGGTGTTCCCGTGCTCGGTCGCGTTTCCAACTCGCCGGGGTGGTGCCCGTCTCGACGCGGTGGCGTAGCGGGGCGAGGTACCCCTCCGCCTCCCGTTCCGAACAGCCCGCGCCGACCAGCCCCGCCTCCGCGTGGGCGAAGATGTCCTCGAAGACCCGCTCGATGTCGGTCGTCTCCACGCCGTCGTTGGTCACCCACTGCAGGTCCGCATCGAGGCCCTCGGCCGCCGCGGCGCGGAAGTTGTCGTGGGCCGTCCCCCAGTCGAGTCGCCGCGACGGGTGGCGTCGCTGCGGAAGACACTCCATCAGCCCGGCGAACGCCGCCACGAACGCCACGGAGTCGCGCACGGTCGGCTGGCCCGGAATCGGTCGGAACTCCAGACGGGCGTTGGCGGCCGACCGCGAGTCCCCACCGAAGACGGGACGTACCCACCGCCAGTAGGTGCCGTGTTTCCGGCGCAGCGTCGCGAACGTGTCGTCGAACCGGTCGCCGGCGACGATCGCGTCCTCCGGCATCGGGACGATCACGTCGTCGGCCGCGACGCGGTCGACCGCCTCCTCGACGGTGTGGAGGTCCTGCGGGAGACACACCTTCGGCGCGCCGGTGACGTTCAGACACTCGAACGTCGCGACGCGGTTCTCGTCGTGGCCCTCGGCGAGGATCGCGTCCGGATCGGCGTCGTCGGCGTACAGCTCCGGCGGGAAGAACGGACTGTTCACCCCGAGCGCCAGCAGCGGGCCGGCGAGTCTGATTGCGTAGTCGTGGTACCGCGGCAGGTCACTCGCCGTCGGCACCTGGTAGTGCGGTTGGATGGAGGTCGTCAGCGCCACCGGCATCGCCGTCCGACACGCGAAGTCGACGAACGGGGCGTCGATCCGGAACTCGTCGCCCGCCGCCGGACCGTTGCCCATCGCGTGGTACCGCGGCGAGTCGGACATGTTCGTCCCGATCAGGACGCCCTCCGACTCTACGGCACCCGACAGGTACGATCGCGCGCTCTCGCCCGCGGGCGGGGTGGTCCACATCGCGTCCGAGACGAGTCGCATCCCCTCCTGGCTGGTGGTCTCCAGCGCCGCCCGGAGGCGACTCCGGACCTCGGCGGACTGTGCCCGGAGTCCGTCGGGGTTGAACGGCTGTGGACTGGTCGTCATCTCCGCGTTGTGGAGGCCGAGTTCCTTCTCGAAGCCGATGAGGTCGAGCAGGCGGCGCGGGACGCGAGCCAACTCGCCGCGACCCATCCCCTCCGTCTCGTCCCCGGCGTTCCAGCGCCCCTGCGAGACGGCGTAGAACTCGTACTCCAGCCCGACGATCGACTGGTGATTGTCGAAGGTGCCGTCGCGCAGTTCCGTCTTCACCGTCTCGGCGTCGATCTCGGCGCGGTCCTGGAACGTCGCCGGGTCGACGGCGAGGATCTCCTCGACCCGCGCGGCCAACGCCGGCACGTCGCCCGCTCTCGTGGTCATACCCACCCGATTCGCTCCCGCAGCCTTAGTGTTTAGGTGGTACCACGGGACAGTGTGTGGACGGCGGAGGTGTGCTCGTCGCGACGGCAGGGTCGGCGGCGCGCGAGCGGCGCGAGTGAGACGAGCGCCTCGACTGCGAGCGGGGAACGAAGTGACCCGCGAGTTGGAGGCTCGAACGGAGTGAGAGCCTCGGAGCCGCGAGCGGGGAACGAAGTGACCCGCGAGCCGCGCGAGGGTCTCGCGAACGGAGTGAGCGAGACGGCTGGAAGGGGGAGGTGCCGTGCGGGGCGGAGATACGGCCGATCGGACCCACTGGAGCCCCGTAGTCGCCCAGACGCGCTACCCACAGAACCACCAACCCACACGACCACCTCCGCGCGACCACCCCCGCGCGACCACCTCCGCGCGACCACCTCCACACGACCACGACACCCACCGAAACACCCCGTGACACTGACTCACGCGATTCGGCCGCGAGTCGGTGTGACACGGCCGCACGCGACCGAGTTCGATCCGGAGTGTTTTTAGGGTGCGAGCCGGCACGTGTCTACACAGTCCGGTGAAGCGACAATGAACGGTGCGAGACTCGACGTGCTCGTGCCGTCGTCGCTCGTCCGGGAGGCCGAGGACGGCCGCGAGGCCACACGGAAACTCGGCTACGTCGCCCGTGCGGCGACGGTCTTCCGGGCGGACCGGTTGGTCGTCTTCCCAGACCGGGAAGGCGAGACGAGCAGGGGCGAAGAGTTCGTCCACACCGTGCTCGCGTACGCCGCGACCCCACCGTACCTGCGACGGGACGTGTGGGACCGTCGCGACGAACTCGAACACGTGGGCGTGCTCCCACCGCTGCTCCCGCACGACTCCGGCCCGGAGGGGTCGGAGACACGAGACGGAATCGTGACCGAGGTCGGACCTGAAGGCCGCGTTCGGGTCAATTGCGGACTGCAACACCCGATCTCCCTGCGTGTCCCGCCCGACAGGGCGCTCGCGGAGGGGGAGCGCGTCACCGTCAGGGTCTCTTCGAGAGAGCCGGTTCGCGCCAAACTCGTCGACGACCGCCGTGGTCTCGACGTGTGCCGGCGCGAGCTGTCGGAGGAACTCGCCGCCGCCGACGTCGCCGTCGCCACCTCCCGACACGGAGACGACCTCTCCGTGCCCGTGTTGGAGACGGTGACGCGCCGCTGCCGCGACGCGGACCGCGTCGCGGTCGCGTTCGGCGCGCCGGAACGAGGGCTGCCGACGATCCTCGGGTACCCCGAGGACGCACCGGTCGACCCCGCGGACACGCGGTTCGACCGCTGGCTGAACACGGTTCCGAACCAGGGCAGCGAGGTCGTGCGCACCGAGGAGGCGATGTTCGCCTCGTTGGGCGCACTCTCGCTGTCGCCGTGAACGAACGCCACACAACACACCCATGCCACAACCAAGCAGACCACGCAAGGGCTCGATGGGCTTCGGCCCGCGCACCCGCTCGGCCAGCGAGGTCCCACGTCTGCGCTCGTG
This window encodes:
- a CDS encoding ABC transporter permease, with translation MSLLRRLSAQVPTLVLARRNVSRAKTRSVLAVVAIVIGVVAIGGIGVGGEAFKQDQLAAYEGFGGTATVSPVFYEDEPDTRTFDESELSRMRQAAGSGTLIPIRRVSGLVRGPNGDPIVFARTWGIDDPSAFYDASEGELPETFRRDVVVVGSSFADSNDVSVGDTLRVDGGGADGEYRVAAVLEPQGQADPLQADRAVFVPNAELDRDTYDQVIVQANVRVEGIDGLVANIESAFNERRDRVFVTTTESRKEQQEQAFTLINQFLLGISSISLLVAAVTIANTMLMSAIEREGEIGVLRAVGFGKFAVVRLLVAEAGLLGVAGVGAGVPLALGFGAVANELLVGDPLAFTATGLTYIGVGAVFGVLTALVGGLYPAWRAANKRPVEALG
- a CDS encoding ABC transporter permease, yielding MSLLYRLTGKFPSVIIAKRNISRAKTRSALAALAIVIGVVAIGAVGGASVAFKESQFALFEEQGANNVFVSPGFDADERFLDREDVLQIQEAVGSRAVVGTAGSSGEYVKRADRREDVGITYMEDPRVIHDIGRGELPTNWRDSAVVSDEFAREYGLGVGDRITLVTTRETPAGEIESRDTYRVAAVLTPTSQFGVDEVFLPLSKLEAQRYDQVQVITESADRAEAVADDLDERFNGRKDELFILELSSIVRFIENLANSINLFLIALASISLVVAAVAIANTMLMAVIKRREEIGVLRAVGYQRGDVLRILLVESTMLGALGTAVGMAIALAVSVAANAIFLGDPLAFTGEALTYLGGAAVFGILVSLIAGVYPAWRAANDRPVDALRG
- a CDS encoding ribbon-helix-helix domain-containing protein, with product MAKDTVRYPDEVVDQIDALVDDGVFESKSEFYRFSAEYVLALVDDEYDPATFAYGELKDELDLGDQPKLLGADGGRDFLDAVITVRQYGLRNDFEAAEAYIDENYDATDRSGMILEELLRVYRDRAEEGGSATGV
- a CDS encoding mRNA 3'-end processing factor; protein product: MTDDTDTGVTLRDGVEIALSDGTRVVADAATPDGDVAVYSHAHGDHLYDDSPGEAVCSPTTAALAGVRRDDPVAAVSHPRVELVDAGHVAGSRAVVVEDPDGTTYCYTGDVSTRDRLSLDGFEPPDADVLVVEATYGTPEYVFPPQAELERRIVDFLEDTTDRPVLLFGYALGRAQELQLLAERAGRSVVVSEAIADLSAVIASHHDVSFPGTRYDDLDDLGPGDAAVLPSGVAGSDWVDRLCDRTDALAVGFSGWAVDDSFLYRGGYDETFVLSDHCDFRELCDVVAAVDPERVYTTHGFTDELAAHLTSEGYDARSLVADQHTLADFG
- a CDS encoding putative RNA uridine N3 methyltransferase, which gives rise to MNGARLDVLVPSSLVREAEDGREATRKLGYVARAATVFRADRLVVFPDREGETSRGEEFVHTVLAYAATPPYLRRDVWDRRDELEHVGVLPPLLPHDSGPEGSETRDGIVTEVGPEGRVRVNCGLQHPISLRVPPDRALAEGERVTVRVSSREPVRAKLVDDRRGLDVCRRELSEELAAADVAVATSRHGDDLSVPVLETVTRRCRDADRVAVAFGAPERGLPTILGYPEDAPVDPADTRFDRWLNTVPNQGSEVVRTEEAMFASLGALSLSP